From Cellulomonas dongxiuzhuiae, the proteins below share one genomic window:
- a CDS encoding peptidoglycan D,D-transpeptidase FtsI family protein, giving the protein MEERSGTVPRRRAPATSRGERAAVPARRAPSAAVPRGPSRPPAPPGPAQAVVASRGRMIGLVVVLSLVLVTFAGRLVYVQGIAGPEVAQEAREKRMTTAQVLGARGEITDANGVVLATSVERYHVTVNQKQVASYRARGSSDGLDGAAGVASRLAPVLGLNAAELGGDLVGDRGYVVVARNVLPDVAREVRALRLDGVGVEKVADRVYPKGTVAGNIVGFVNSEGEGLQGLEFALHADLKGTPGQERFERGKGGQPIPGGLSEAHPAQDGRSVRLTLDSDLQWKAEEQLRAKVAETGADGGAIVVMRRTGEVLALAESVAFDPNTPGAQATTALSRSVSDVFEPGSTGKVVTIAAALEEGLVQPTEPFEVADRWTTPHGETIKDSHDHAVQKLTATGVFAESSNVGTVLIGQRLTKDQRYQYLSAFGFGARTGIEMPGESAGLLRTPDDWHGRDEFAVLFGQAVSVNALQAASVFATIANDGVRVPPRLIAGWTSPDGRYTAQPPPDGIAVVSPQTAQTVLSMMESTVVEGTGKEGAIPGYRVGGKTGTAQRFNPSGYTASFIGVAPVDDPEVITAVILHNPRTSIYGGTVAAPVFATVTGYALQQLGIAPSGAPATLFPATWE; this is encoded by the coding sequence GTGGAGGAGCGCAGCGGGACGGTGCCGCGCCGCCGCGCCCCCGCGACGTCGCGCGGTGAGCGGGCGGCGGTCCCGGCACGCCGTGCGCCGTCGGCCGCGGTGCCCCGCGGCCCGTCGCGTCCGCCCGCGCCCCCGGGCCCCGCGCAGGCGGTCGTCGCGTCGCGCGGCCGGATGATCGGGCTCGTGGTGGTGCTGTCGCTCGTGCTCGTGACGTTCGCCGGGCGTCTCGTGTACGTCCAGGGGATCGCCGGCCCCGAGGTGGCGCAGGAGGCCCGGGAGAAGCGGATGACGACCGCACAGGTGCTGGGTGCCCGCGGGGAGATCACGGACGCGAACGGCGTGGTGCTGGCGACGTCGGTCGAGCGGTACCACGTCACCGTCAACCAGAAGCAGGTGGCGTCCTACCGCGCGCGCGGCTCGTCGGACGGGCTGGACGGTGCCGCGGGCGTGGCCTCGCGGCTCGCGCCGGTGCTGGGGCTGAACGCCGCCGAGCTCGGAGGCGACCTCGTGGGTGACCGCGGCTACGTCGTCGTCGCGCGCAACGTGCTCCCCGACGTCGCGCGCGAGGTGCGCGCGCTGCGGCTCGACGGCGTCGGGGTCGAGAAGGTCGCCGACCGCGTTTACCCCAAGGGCACGGTCGCGGGCAACATCGTCGGGTTCGTGAACTCCGAGGGCGAGGGGCTGCAGGGCCTGGAGTTCGCCCTGCACGCGGACCTCAAGGGCACACCGGGCCAGGAGAGGTTCGAGCGCGGCAAGGGCGGCCAGCCCATCCCCGGGGGGCTCAGCGAGGCGCACCCGGCGCAGGACGGTCGTTCGGTCCGCCTCACGCTGGACTCCGACCTGCAGTGGAAGGCCGAGGAGCAGCTGCGCGCGAAGGTGGCCGAGACCGGCGCGGACGGTGGCGCGATCGTCGTGATGCGCCGGACCGGAGAGGTGCTCGCGCTGGCCGAGTCGGTGGCCTTCGACCCGAACACGCCCGGCGCGCAGGCGACGACCGCGCTGTCCAGGAGCGTCTCGGACGTCTTCGAGCCCGGCTCGACCGGCAAGGTCGTGACGATCGCGGCCGCGCTGGAGGAGGGGCTCGTCCAGCCGACCGAGCCGTTCGAGGTGGCCGACCGCTGGACGACGCCGCACGGCGAGACGATCAAGGACTCGCACGACCACGCGGTCCAGAAGCTCACGGCGACCGGTGTCTTCGCGGAGTCGTCCAACGTCGGCACCGTGCTCATCGGGCAGCGGCTCACGAAGGACCAGCGCTACCAGTACCTGTCGGCGTTCGGCTTCGGCGCCCGCACCGGCATCGAGATGCCGGGCGAGTCGGCCGGCCTGCTGCGGACTCCGGACGACTGGCACGGCCGTGACGAGTTCGCGGTGCTCTTCGGCCAGGCCGTCTCGGTGAACGCGTTGCAGGCCGCGAGCGTCTTCGCCACCATCGCGAACGACGGTGTGCGGGTCCCGCCGCGGCTCATCGCGGGGTGGACGTCACCGGACGGTCGGTACACCGCGCAGCCGCCGCCGGACGGCATCGCGGTGGTCTCGCCGCAGACCGCGCAGACGGTCCTGTCGATGATGGAGAGCACGGTCGTGGAGGGCACCGGCAAGGAGGGCGCGATCCCGGGCTACCGCGTCGGGGGCAAGACCGGCACGGCGCAGCGCTTCAACCCCAGCGGGTACACGGCCTCGTTCATCGGGGTGGCTCCGGTGGACGACCCCGAGGTCATCACGGCCGTCATCCTGCACAACCCGCGCACGTCGATCTACGGCGGCACGGTCGCTGCTCCCGTCTTCGCGACGGTCACGGGATACGCGCTGCAGCAGCTGGGCATCGCGCCGTCGGGGGCGCCGGCGACGCTGTTCCCGGCGACGTGGGAGTGA
- a CDS encoding UDP-N-acetylmuramoyl-L-alanyl-D-glutamate--2,6-diaminopimelate ligase — protein sequence MTSPLGRLRPERPPVRRVDDLAAALDLRTAGPATTDRTFTGVTMSSSEVEPGDLFVAVPGLKVHGARFAADAVARGAVAVLTDADGVASVPRDVPVLVADDPRALAGPVAAWALGDPASRLVTIGVTGTNGKTTTTYFVDAAMRAHHARTAVLGTVELRIGEDAVESPRTTVEAPVLQALLAVAHERGAGALTTEVSSHALALGRVRGLRFDVVGFTNLQRDHLDFHGDMEGYFRDKSRLFAADQARRGVVVVDDVWGRRLAAESPIPVETVSTHVGAPDGDDADWAVVEADIGLDGVGSRFVLRGPDGARHEAHSPLPGLVNVSNAALAIVLAHAAGVPLPTAVDAVAGAHAIPGRMERVVERGDGWPLCLVDYAHTPDALVLALEAVRPITPGRLVLVYGSDGDRDRGKRPIMGQIGARLADVLVVTDENPRSEDPASIRAAILAGVRDVRPDLADVHEASSRAQAIRDALRLAGPDDTVIVTGKGHEPTQEIAGVFHRYNDRDVFLAAHAEGREQHA from the coding sequence ATGACGTCCCCCCTGGGCCGGCTCCGTCCCGAGCGCCCACCGGTCCGCAGGGTCGACGACCTCGCCGCCGCTCTCGACCTGCGTACCGCTGGTCCCGCCACCACCGACCGGACCTTCACCGGCGTGACGATGTCCAGCAGCGAGGTCGAGCCCGGTGACCTGTTCGTGGCGGTGCCCGGGCTCAAGGTGCACGGTGCGCGGTTCGCCGCGGACGCGGTCGCGCGGGGTGCGGTGGCCGTGCTCACCGACGCCGACGGGGTCGCGTCCGTCCCCCGGGACGTGCCGGTGCTCGTCGCGGACGACCCGCGCGCGCTGGCAGGACCGGTGGCCGCCTGGGCGCTCGGTGACCCGGCGTCGCGGCTCGTGACCATCGGGGTGACCGGGACCAACGGCAAGACCACGACGACGTACTTCGTCGACGCGGCGATGCGCGCGCACCACGCCCGCACCGCCGTGCTCGGGACGGTCGAGCTGCGCATCGGCGAGGACGCCGTCGAGAGCCCGCGCACGACCGTCGAGGCACCCGTGCTGCAGGCGCTGCTGGCCGTCGCCCACGAGCGCGGCGCCGGCGCCCTGACGACCGAGGTGTCCTCGCACGCCCTCGCGCTGGGACGCGTGCGCGGCCTGCGCTTCGACGTCGTCGGCTTCACGAACCTGCAGCGCGACCACCTCGACTTCCACGGCGACATGGAGGGCTACTTCCGCGACAAGTCCCGCCTGTTCGCGGCGGACCAGGCACGTCGCGGCGTCGTCGTCGTCGACGACGTGTGGGGGCGCCGGCTCGCCGCCGAGTCACCGATCCCGGTCGAGACCGTCAGCACGCACGTCGGTGCACCCGACGGCGACGACGCGGACTGGGCGGTCGTCGAGGCCGACATCGGGCTCGACGGCGTGGGCTCACGGTTCGTCCTGCGCGGTCCCGACGGTGCGCGGCACGAGGCGCACAGCCCGCTGCCCGGTCTGGTGAACGTCTCCAACGCCGCGCTCGCGATCGTGCTCGCGCACGCCGCGGGCGTCCCGCTGCCCACCGCGGTCGACGCGGTCGCGGGGGCGCACGCCATTCCCGGGCGCATGGAGCGCGTCGTCGAGCGCGGGGACGGCTGGCCCCTGTGCCTCGTCGACTACGCGCACACGCCCGACGCGCTGGTGCTGGCCCTCGAGGCCGTTCGTCCCATCACGCCCGGGCGGCTCGTCCTGGTGTACGGCTCGGACGGTGACCGCGACCGCGGCAAGCGCCCGATCATGGGCCAGATCGGCGCGCGCCTGGCCGACGTGCTCGTCGTCACCGACGAGAACCCCCGCTCGGAGGACCCCGCGTCCATCCGGGCCGCCATCCTCGCGGGCGTGCGCGACGTGCGCCCCGACCTGGCCGACGTGCACGAGGCGTCCAGCCGTGCGCAGGCCATCCGCGACGCCCTTCGTCTGGCAGGTCCGGACGACACCGTGATCGTCACGGGCAAGGGCCACGAACCGACCCAGGAGATCGCCGGGGTGTTCCACCGCTACAACGACCGAGACGTCTTCCTCGCCGCCCACGCCGAGGGCCGGGAGCAGCACGCGTGA
- a CDS encoding UDP-N-acetylmuramoyl-tripeptide--D-alanyl-D-alanine ligase yields the protein MIALTAAEIAAATHGTRSGIAPEHVVTGPVVTDSREVLPGGLFVALPGEHVDGHDFAAGAVAAGAALVLAARELPGLPCVVVPDVERALGDLAREVLVRLREAAAVPGGSGLQVVGITGSVGKTTTKDVLAQICGTAGPTVAPVRSFNNEIGLPLTVLRADEQTRFLVLEMGASGPGHLTYLTDIAPPDVAVVLVVGQAHLGGFGGGVDGVARAKAEIVAGLVPGGTAVLNGDDPRVRAMSAVAPGRVVLFGAAPDAEVRVEDVRLDAVGRASFRLVHVVGRERHERDVELRLVGEHHVHNALAAAAAALSVGLDLDEVATGLSAADALSPHRMHVVDRADGVTVVDDSYNANPDSMRAALKALAVIAGRERRSVAVLGEMLELGDEHRTAHDAIGRLVVRLNIGLTVVVGEGARAIRDGANHEGSWGDEVVLVDDVQSAAAFLADELRPGDVVLVKSSYGAGLWQLGDRLVAGDA from the coding sequence GTGATCGCCCTCACCGCGGCCGAGATCGCGGCCGCCACGCACGGCACGCGCAGCGGGATCGCTCCCGAGCACGTCGTGACCGGTCCCGTCGTCACCGACTCCCGCGAGGTGCTGCCGGGCGGGCTGTTCGTCGCCCTGCCCGGTGAGCACGTCGACGGGCACGACTTCGCCGCGGGCGCGGTCGCCGCCGGTGCCGCTCTCGTGCTCGCCGCGCGCGAGCTGCCCGGTCTGCCCTGCGTGGTCGTGCCCGACGTCGAACGGGCGCTGGGCGACCTCGCCCGCGAGGTGCTGGTGCGCCTGCGCGAGGCGGCCGCGGTGCCCGGGGGGAGCGGCCTGCAGGTTGTCGGCATCACCGGCTCCGTCGGCAAGACGACCACCAAGGACGTGCTCGCGCAGATCTGCGGCACGGCCGGGCCGACGGTCGCCCCCGTGCGGTCCTTCAACAACGAGATCGGTCTGCCGCTGACGGTGCTGCGTGCCGACGAGCAGACGCGCTTCCTCGTGCTCGAGATGGGCGCCAGCGGGCCGGGGCACCTGACCTACCTCACCGACATCGCACCGCCGGACGTGGCGGTCGTCCTCGTCGTCGGCCAGGCGCACCTGGGCGGCTTCGGCGGCGGCGTGGACGGGGTCGCCCGCGCGAAGGCGGAGATCGTCGCGGGCCTGGTGCCCGGCGGCACGGCCGTGCTCAACGGCGACGACCCCCGGGTGCGCGCGATGTCCGCCGTCGCCCCCGGGCGGGTGGTGCTGTTCGGCGCCGCGCCCGACGCCGAGGTGCGCGTCGAGGACGTGCGGCTCGACGCCGTCGGCCGCGCGTCGTTCCGGCTCGTGCACGTCGTGGGCCGCGAGCGCCACGAGCGCGACGTCGAGCTGCGGCTCGTGGGGGAGCACCACGTGCACAACGCCCTCGCGGCGGCGGCGGCGGCCCTGAGCGTGGGCCTGGACCTCGACGAGGTCGCCACGGGGCTGTCCGCCGCCGACGCGCTGTCGCCGCACCGCATGCACGTCGTGGACCGCGCTGACGGCGTGACGGTCGTCGACGACTCCTACAACGCCAACCCGGACTCGATGCGTGCGGCCCTCAAGGCGCTCGCGGTCATCGCCGGACGCGAGCGTCGCTCCGTCGCCGTCCTGGGCGAGATGCTCGAGCTGGGCGACGAGCACCGCACGGCGCACGACGCGATCGGTCGGCTCGTCGTGCGTCTGAACATCGGGCTCACGGTCGTCGTCGGCGAGGGGGCTCGGGCCATCCGCGACGGTGCGAACCACGAGGGGTCGTGGGGCGACGAGGTCGTGCTCGTCGACGACGTGCAGAGCGCGGCCGCGTTCCTCGCGGACGAGCTGCGTCCGGGTGACGTCGTCCTCGTCAAGTCGTCGTACGGCGCGGGGCTGTGGCAGCTGGGCGACCGGCTCGTGGCGGGTGACGCATGA
- the mraY gene encoding phospho-N-acetylmuramoyl-pentapeptide-transferase encodes MKAVLISGGISMLVALLGTPLFIRFLVRRQYGQFIRQDGPTAHFTKRGTPTMGGVVIIGATLIGWVFGLLLTGTTPSASALLALFLMTGLGVVGFLDDFIKISRQRSLGLSPLWKIVGQGVVGVVFSVLALQFPNEQFRTPASTRISFIRDTNLDLAFAGVTVGLVLFVLWANFLITAWSNAVNLTDGLDGLATGVSLIVFGAYVLVGVWQFNQSCQLIVSAGPRCYETRDPLDLAVVAAAITGALFGFLWWNASPAKIFMGDTGSLALGGALAALTILTRTEILGAIIGGLFVVIVLSDVIQIGFFKMTGKRVFKMAPLHHHFELSGWGEVTIVIRFWIIAGLFVALGVGIFYAEWVAQ; translated from the coding sequence ATGAAGGCCGTCCTGATCTCCGGCGGCATCTCCATGCTGGTCGCGCTGCTGGGCACGCCGCTGTTCATCCGGTTCCTCGTCCGCCGCCAGTACGGGCAGTTCATCCGTCAGGACGGTCCGACGGCGCACTTCACGAAGCGCGGGACGCCCACGATGGGTGGCGTCGTCATCATCGGGGCGACGCTCATCGGGTGGGTGTTCGGTCTGCTGCTGACCGGGACCACGCCGAGCGCGTCGGCGCTGCTGGCCCTGTTCCTCATGACGGGGCTGGGCGTCGTGGGTTTCCTCGACGACTTCATCAAGATCTCGCGGCAGCGCTCCCTCGGGCTCAGCCCGTTGTGGAAGATCGTCGGCCAGGGTGTGGTCGGCGTCGTGTTCTCGGTGCTCGCGCTGCAGTTCCCGAACGAGCAGTTCCGCACGCCGGCGTCGACCCGCATCTCGTTCATCCGGGACACGAACCTCGACCTGGCGTTCGCGGGCGTGACGGTGGGGCTCGTGCTGTTCGTCCTGTGGGCGAACTTCCTCATCACGGCCTGGTCGAACGCCGTCAACCTCACCGACGGCCTCGACGGGCTCGCGACGGGCGTCTCGCTGATCGTGTTCGGTGCGTACGTCCTGGTCGGCGTGTGGCAGTTCAACCAGAGCTGCCAGCTCATCGTGTCGGCCGGGCCGCGCTGCTACGAGACGCGTGACCCGCTCGACCTCGCCGTCGTGGCGGCGGCGATCACCGGTGCTCTGTTCGGGTTCCTGTGGTGGAACGCGAGCCCCGCCAAGATCTTCATGGGGGACACCGGCTCGCTCGCGCTGGGCGGTGCGCTCGCGGCACTGACGATCCTCACGCGCACCGAGATCCTCGGCGCCATCATCGGCGGCCTGTTCGTGGTCATCGTGCTGTCGGACGTCATCCAGATCGGGTTCTTCAAGATGACCGGGAAACGGGTCTTCAAGATGGCGCCCCTGCACCACCACTTCGAGCTGTCGGGGTGGGGCGAGGTGACGATCGTCATCCGGTTCTGGATCATCGCCGGCCTCTTCGTGGCGCTCGGGGTCGGCATCTTCTACGCGGAGTGGGTGGCGCAGTAG
- the murD gene encoding UDP-N-acetylmuramoyl-L-alanine--D-glutamate ligase, which produces MDARFDGRTVLVTGLGVSGRAAAQVLRDRGAHVVTFDERAAEADVADAAALVAGGLAGADLVVTSPGLAPSHPVLAAARERDVPVWSEVELAWQVRVPRDGGGGEAAPWLAVTGTNGKTTTVGMLESILRAAGRRTLAVGNVGTPVVLAAVDPALEVLAVELSSFQLHHTHSMAAQAAAVLNVAPDHLDWHGSLEAYAADKGRIFERAQVACVYDASDPVTEHLVREADVEDGCVAVGFTLGSPSVGQVGLVEDVLVDRGFARLRHTHAAELGTLADLAQLAGPSGVVPPHVLRNALAAAALALAHGVEAVHVRDGLRAFAPGAHRIVTVGHVDGVAYVDDSKATNAHAASASLAAFEPASVVWVAGGLAKGAAFDELVRARRDRLRGVVLIGVDRAPLREALARHAPDVPVIEVDAGETEPVMTRAVDSARRLAAGAPGGVPTTVLLAPACASMDQFASYAARGDAFAAAVRALGGADDAGRERPQDGRP; this is translated from the coding sequence GTGGACGCACGGTTCGACGGTCGCACGGTCCTGGTCACCGGGCTCGGGGTGTCGGGACGCGCCGCCGCGCAGGTCCTGCGCGACCGCGGCGCCCATGTCGTGACGTTCGACGAGCGTGCGGCGGAGGCGGACGTCGCCGATGCCGCCGCCCTCGTGGCGGGCGGCCTGGCGGGTGCCGACCTCGTGGTCACCTCGCCGGGCCTGGCGCCCTCGCACCCGGTCCTCGCGGCCGCGCGCGAGCGTGACGTGCCGGTGTGGAGCGAGGTCGAGCTGGCGTGGCAGGTCCGCGTGCCGCGCGACGGTGGTGGCGGCGAGGCCGCCCCCTGGCTCGCCGTGACGGGCACCAACGGCAAGACGACGACCGTCGGCATGCTCGAGTCGATCCTGCGCGCCGCGGGCCGGCGCACGCTCGCGGTCGGCAACGTCGGCACCCCCGTGGTCCTCGCGGCGGTCGACCCGGCGCTCGAGGTGCTGGCCGTCGAGCTGTCGAGCTTCCAGCTGCACCACACGCACTCCATGGCCGCGCAGGCCGCCGCCGTGCTCAACGTCGCGCCCGACCACCTCGACTGGCACGGCTCGCTCGAGGCCTACGCCGCGGACAAGGGGCGCATCTTCGAACGTGCCCAGGTCGCCTGCGTCTACGACGCCTCCGACCCCGTGACCGAGCACCTGGTGCGCGAGGCGGACGTCGAGGACGGCTGCGTCGCGGTCGGCTTCACGCTCGGCTCGCCGAGCGTCGGGCAGGTCGGGCTGGTCGAGGACGTGCTCGTCGACCGCGGCTTCGCCCGCCTGCGGCACACGCACGCCGCCGAGCTCGGCACGCTCGCCGACCTCGCGCAGCTCGCCGGCCCGTCCGGCGTCGTCCCGCCGCACGTCCTGCGCAACGCGCTGGCAGCGGCGGCCCTCGCGCTCGCCCACGGCGTCGAGGCCGTGCACGTGCGCGACGGGTTGCGCGCGTTCGCGCCGGGCGCCCACCGCATCGTCACCGTCGGGCACGTCGACGGTGTCGCCTACGTCGACGACTCCAAGGCGACCAACGCGCACGCGGCGTCCGCGTCGCTCGCGGCGTTCGAGCCCGCGTCGGTCGTGTGGGTCGCCGGCGGCCTGGCCAAGGGGGCGGCGTTCGACGAGCTCGTGCGCGCGCGCCGCGACCGGCTGCGCGGCGTCGTCCTCATCGGCGTCGACCGGGCACCGCTGCGCGAGGCCCTGGCCCGACACGCGCCGGACGTCCCGGTGATCGAGGTGGACGCCGGTGAGACTGAGCCGGTGATGACGCGCGCCGTGGACAGCGCGCGCCGGCTCGCGGCCGGCGCGCCCGGCGGTGTGCCCACCACGGTCCTGCTGGCCCCCGCGTGCGCGTCGATGGACCAGTTCGCCTCCTACGCCGCACGCGGCGACGCGTTCGCCGCGGCCGTGCGCGCCCTGGGTGGTGCCGACGACGCCGGTCGGGAGCGGCCGCAGGACGGTCGGCCGTGA
- the ftsW gene encoding putative lipid II flippase FtsW — translation MTPPAGTPEVRDPSILGTWNSAVTSYYVLLGATFLLVAIGLVMVLSSSSVESLADGDSPYAVFLSQARFALIGLPVLLIMSRLPVRFVRLAAWPALLFGIAFQMLVFTPLGAGEGGNRNWVRLPGFMAQPSEVIKVALAIWIGAVLSRKLPLLREWRHAFVPVVPVAGVAIGVVLLGHDLGTALVMCMLVAGAMFVAGVPMRVLALAGGIAGGGVALLTIGSENRVNRIMSLLSADCDVTNECYQSLHAGYGLATGGWSGVGLGQSAEKWSYLPAAHNDFIYAILGEELGLVGTLLVLGLFALLAFAMIRIMRRHPDPFVKITTAAVFAWIIGQAVVNIAVVIGLAPVIGVPLPLVSAGGSALIMTMAALGLLLSFARSEPGAAEALAARASVVRRSLAVIGRTRG, via the coding sequence GTGACGCCGCCCGCCGGTACCCCCGAGGTCCGCGACCCGTCGATCCTCGGCACCTGGAACTCGGCCGTGACGAGCTACTACGTGCTGCTCGGCGCCACGTTCCTGCTCGTGGCCATCGGCCTGGTCATGGTCCTGTCGAGCTCGAGCGTCGAGTCGCTCGCCGACGGCGACTCGCCGTACGCCGTGTTCCTCAGCCAGGCGCGGTTCGCGCTCATCGGGCTGCCGGTGCTGCTGATCATGTCGCGCCTGCCGGTCCGGTTCGTCCGGCTGGCGGCGTGGCCCGCGCTGCTGTTCGGCATCGCGTTCCAGATGCTGGTGTTCACGCCGCTCGGCGCGGGTGAGGGCGGCAACCGCAACTGGGTCAGGCTGCCCGGGTTCATGGCGCAGCCGTCCGAGGTCATCAAGGTCGCCCTGGCGATCTGGATCGGCGCGGTGCTGTCCCGCAAGCTCCCGCTGCTGCGCGAGTGGCGGCACGCGTTCGTGCCGGTCGTGCCCGTCGCGGGTGTCGCCATCGGCGTCGTGCTGCTCGGGCACGACCTGGGGACCGCGCTGGTCATGTGCATGCTCGTCGCCGGTGCGATGTTCGTCGCCGGTGTGCCGATGCGGGTCCTGGCGCTCGCCGGGGGGATCGCGGGCGGGGGCGTGGCGCTGCTGACGATCGGCAGCGAGAACCGCGTCAACCGCATCATGTCGCTCCTGTCCGCCGACTGCGACGTGACGAACGAGTGCTACCAGAGCCTGCACGCGGGCTACGGCCTGGCCACGGGCGGATGGAGCGGCGTCGGCCTCGGCCAGAGCGCCGAGAAGTGGTCGTACCTGCCGGCTGCCCACAACGACTTCATCTACGCGATCCTCGGTGAGGAGCTGGGCCTCGTCGGCACCCTGCTCGTGCTCGGCCTCTTCGCGCTCCTCGCGTTCGCGATGATCCGCATCATGCGCCGCCACCCGGACCCGTTCGTCAAGATCACGACGGCTGCGGTGTTCGCCTGGATCATCGGGCAGGCGGTCGTCAACATCGCGGTCGTCATCGGGCTCGCCCCCGTGATCGGCGTGCCGCTGCCGCTGGTCTCCGCAGGTGGGTCGGCGCTCATCATGACGATGGCGGCGCTCGGCCTGCTGCTGTCGTTCGCCCGCTCGGAGCCGGGTGCCGCCGAGGCGCTCGCCGCGCGCGCCTCCGTGGTGCGCCGCTCCCTCGCCGTGATCGGACGGACCCGTGGCTGA